The following DNA comes from Amycolatopsis albispora.
CAGCCGGAGAACGAGTCGTTCATGCTGACGTAGCCGCTGGTCGGGAACAGGCCCTCGCCCACGGCCAGCCACTGCACCAGCAGCAGCGCCACCCAGAACGCCGGTGCGGCCACCCCGGCCAGGCTGACCAGCCGGATCAGCTGGTCGGGCCAGCGGTCGCGGAACAACGCCGAGGTGATCCCGAGTACCAGCGCCACCACCAGCGCGATGACCAGGCCCATCAGGGTCAGCTGCACGGTCAGCGGCAGCGCGGTGGTAATGGTCTCGCCGACCGGCTGCTTGGTGATCACGCTGGTGCCGAAGTCACCCTGGAGCAGCTGCCAGACGAAGTGCACGTACTGCAGCGGCAGCGGGTCGTTGAGCCCGTTGGCCTCGCGGAAAGCTTCGAGCTGTTCCTGGCTGACGTTGGCGCCCTCGAACGCGGCGAGCGCCGGATCGGTGGGGGAGAAGCGCATCACGATGAAGACGAACAGGATGACGCCGAGCAGCAGCGGCACCAGGGCCAGCACGCGCCCGGCGAGCATCCGCACGATGACGACCACGAGTGTGCTCCCTGGTTCAGGCTGGCTTGGCCTGGTTGAGGTAGATGCCGGGATAGCCCTGCGCGCGCACGCCGGTGATCGCCTTCGGGTCCCACGCGGTGCCGAGCTGCGTGAACACCACCGGGTAGATGACCGCGTGCTCGGAGATCAGGTCCAGCACCTGCTTGGTCAGCGTCGCGCGCTTGCCGGGGTCGACCTCGGCGGCGGCCTGGTTCTGCAGCGCCAGCAACGCCTGCGCGTCCGCGCCGGTCCACTTGGCGTAGGTCTTCATCAGCAGGGACTTCTCGTCGTAGTAGTAGCGGATGAGCAGGTCCGGGTCGTTGCCGAACTGCTGCGGGTTGTTCGTGGTCGCCACCACCTGGAAGTCGGCGCCGGAGTCGAGCTTGCTGAACAACGCCTTGGTGTCCTGGGATTCCAGGGTGGTCTGCACGCCGATGGCGTCCCAGCCCTCCTTGATCACCTTCACGCAGTCGGCCACCAGCGAAGTGTTTGAAGTGGACAGTGCGATGCTGAGGTTGGTCACCCCGGCCTGGCGCAGCAGGTCCTTGGCCTTCTCGGGGTTGAAGGCGAAGTCGTGCGCGGCGGGCTGTGACGAGGGCAGCGCCGGGTTGATGAACGAGGTGGCCGGGGTACCCGCGCCCTTGAGGCCGATCTCGACCATCTTCTTGCCGTCGATGGCGTAGTGCAGTGCCTGGCGGACCAGCTTGTTGTCGAACGGCGGGTGGGCGGTGTTGAACAGCAGGAACAGGTTGTTGCCGCCGTCGGCGAACTCCACCGTGCGCCCGGCGGCCCGCAGCTGCTCGGTGTTCGCGGCGGGAATGTTCTCCACGATCTGCGCGTCCGGGTTCGCCCCGGAGATCGCGGCCACGCGCGGCGCGGCGTCCACGATCGACTTCCACAGCATCTTCTGGTAGGCCGCCGGTCGCGGGCCGTTGTAGTCGGCGAACTTCTCGAACGCGGTGTGGCTCAGCGGGGCCTGCTCGGTGACCTTGTACGGGCCGGAGCCGACCACCTTGCCGCTGGCGGCGTCGGCCCACTTTCCTTCGAACACGTGCTTGGGCACGATCTTGCAGGTCTGGATGCGGTCGAGCGCGTAGGGGAACGGGAACTTGAGCACGAATTCGACCTCGCGCTCGCCGGTCTTGCGCACTTCCTGCAGCCAGTGCGCGAAGAAGGCGTGCACCAGCACGTTTTCCTTCGGGTCGAGCGCGCGGGCGTAGGTGAACACCACGTCGTCGGCGACCACGGGCTGCCCGTCGTGCCACTTCGCGCCGTCGCGGAGTTCGAACTTCAGCGTGGTGGCGTTGAGGTCGGCGGGCAGGGACTTGGCCAGGGCGGGGAAGGATTCGCGGGTGATCGGGTCGCCTTCGACCAGCGATTCGTAGCAGTGCAGGTTGGCCGCCATGGAGAAGGCGGACGCGGTCTGCAGCGGGTCCCAGGACTGGTTGTTGCCGTACCCGAGCACGGCGGTGATCGAATCGGCCGAGTTGCCGGTCTTGTTCGTCGAAGCCGGGCCGCCACCGCAGGCGGCCAGCGCCGAGGAGAACGCCGCCGCGCCGCCCGCGAGTGCGGAGTAACGAAGCAGGTCGCGCCGGCTGAACCGGCGCGCGGATCCGATCGGGCTGTGGGGCATGAGGAACTCCCGGCTGTGTGGCACCAACGGCGATGGTGGTCATCGGACGTGGGATGTCCGACGTGGGGCGAACTGTAGGAGGCGGTGCGCTACCCGGTCAAGGGGTCTTATGACGTACGATGTCTGACGCAACCGGCCGGTGACCGAACGTATCCGAGGAGACCAATCGTGGCGCGTCCCCAACGCGGTGCCGAGATCACCCGGCAGATCATCGATCTGATCGTCGAACGCGAGCTGCCGCCGGGGGCGCCGATGCCCACCGAGCTGAGCCTGATGAACGACATCGGCGTCAGCCGCACCTCGATCCGGGAGGCGATCAAGGCGCTGCAGGCGCTGGGCATCGTCGAGGTGCGGCACGGGCACGGCACCTTCGTCGGCTCCGGCGGGCCCGAGGCGCTGCAGACCTGGCTGATGTTCCGCACCCGCACCCGCGGCGACGTCGGGCGGCTGCGGGATCTGCTGGAGCTGCGGGAGATGATCGAGACCGAGCTGACCAGGCGGGTGGCCACCAAGCACCGGCCGGAGCTGATCGGCGAACTGGAGGCGTGCGTGGCGCGGATGCGCCGCAAGGGCCCGGACAGCGCGGCCGCTGACCGCGAGTTCCACGACCTGCTCGGCGCGGAGTCGGGCTTCGCGCTCGCGCGGGAGCTGACCGGGTTGTTCTGGGACGTCTACCGCGCCACCGAAGCCGAAGTGGGCGGCCCGGTGTCGTCACCGGCTTCGACCGCCAAGCGGCACCAGCGGATCGTGGACGCACTGGTCCAGGGCGACCCGGACGCGGCGGCCGAAGCCATGCACCGGCACTTCGACGAGGTGCGCAAGCGCGCCAAGGCCGGGCCCTACGGCGCGGTCGGCGCGCCCTGAGCGGTCAGGGTTCGGTCAGTTCGCCGATGGTGACCTGCGGGTGGAGCGGGCGGGGTTCCAGGCCTTCCACGTCCAGCACCAGGTACCAGTGCGCGGTGGCGGGTACGGAGATCTTGAACAGCGGGGCCGTGGCCACGCCGCCGTGCATCCGGTAGTACTGCCTGCGCCGGTAGGCCGTGAAGTTGACCTCGGTGAGCAGCCGGACGTTCGCCATCGTGTTGAGCCGCACGGTGACCACGGTTTCCCGTCTTACCGTGCCCAGGTCGAAGGTTTTGCTGTACAAGGTGTCCTCGATTCACCGCGGGGAATTTCGCCGGGTTTGACTGCGAAATGCGGTGAGCCGTCAGTCCGGGCGGCTGCCCGGTTTGATCGAACGCCACAGCGGTGCGTCGTCGTCCGCACGGGTGACGAGGTAGGTGACGTTCAGGTGTGGTCGGTCGGGGGCGTGCCAGACCGCCATTGTTTGGGGCGCGGTCGTGCCGCCGGGTGCCGGGAGCGGGGTGAAGGGCGTGGGCGGGAGGTGTGGTCGCGCAGGCTTTTCCGGCTGTTCGGAGTCCTGCTGGGCTGCGTTCTCCGGCGGGGCTGGTGTCTCCGGCGCGCCTTCGGTTGACGTGCCCGTGTTTCGCCCGGTGTCCAGGGTGAGGCCTGAGCCAGGCGATGTCGCGACGGCCGCCACCGATCCGCCCCGTTCCGCAAGGGCTATGGTTACGGCGTCAGGCAGCCGCCCCCCAATCGAGTGAACTTGCAGCGCTTTGTTTGGCGATTTCGTCGCCGTCGGTGAGGGGCCCGGTTTGGTCACCGCGTGCACAAGCGGCGATTCGGTCGCCTCCGCCAACGGCACCAAAATGGGCTCGACAGTTTTCTCCAGCCCACGACCAAGCACCGCGACAGTCGTGGTCGCCAACGACAGCGGCTGATCGAGCAACTCCAGCACCGGCGCGGTGGTCTGCACCACCCGCGCCACTGGTTCGACCACCCCAGCAATGGTCCGATCCACCCAGTCCAGCACCGGCGCCCCCGGCGCCACCAAGTTGGCGACGGGCCGTTCGACGAGGTGGAGCGCCGGAGACACCGCCCCGACCAACTCAGCCACCGACTCACCCGCCCCAACCAGGACTTCCTCGGTCCGCCCCAACAACGGCGCCACACCCCTAGCAACACGCGCCGCTGGCCCAACCACCTGCCCTACTGGCCCGACCACACGCCCCGCTGGTCCACCCAGCACCCCGGCTGGTCCACCCAACACCCCGGCTGGTCCACCCAGCGCCACCGCTGGTTCAACCAACGCAACGGCTGGTTCAACCAATGCCACGGCTGGTTCAACCACCCGCGCCACCGGCTCAGCCGCCCGCGCGACCGCCCTGGTCAGAGGCGCGAAACCCTTGGCACCAGACGCGACCGGCTCGGCCACAAGCACAGCAGGTTTGGCGACGGACTCGACTGGCTCGGCCGCTGACATAACCGGTTCGGCTCCGGGCGCGACTGGTTCAGCGATGGAGCCAACCCGCTCGACCACAGGCCTTATGGGCTTGGTGATTGGGTCAATCAGCTTGGCCACAGGCGTAACGGGCTCGGCGACGGGCGCTACCGTCTCGGCCGCAGACCTAACCGGATCGGTGACGGGCGTTACCTGCGCGGCCACACGCGTAACAGGCTTGGCGACTGGGCCAACCGGCTCGGCCACGCGCGTCACGGGTTTGGCGACGGGCGCGATCGGCTTGGCGACAGGCGTAACGGGCTTGGCGACTGGGGCAATCGGCTCGGCCACACGCGTAACAGGCACGGCGACAGGTGTTACCGGCGTGGCCCCAGGCGTAACCGGTTCTGGGACAGGCGCCAGCGAAGCGGCCAAGGGCGCGACCACCTCGGCGACAGGCGCCACCAACTCGGCCAAGGGCGCAACGGGCTCGGGCGCGACCGGCCGGACCCGTGGCGTACCGGGCTCGGCCACATGCGTACTGATTCCGGCAATCCCCGCGACCGTCTTCGCCGCCTGGCCGACCGGCTTCCCGGCCACATTGGTCACTGAACCGGTCGCTGAACCGTCCCGCAGTGGTTCAACCAATCGGGTGAGTACCGGCGGCGGTTCACGGCCCGGTTTCTCGCCCTGCGCCAAGGCATCCAACACCCCGGCCACCGGATCCCGCGCCGGTGCCGCATCCGCCGAAGAACCGAAAAGGCAGGAAACCGCGAACATCGCCAGTAACAGCCCGGTCACCCAGAGCAGGGCGCGCAGCCAGCGCCGCTGCGCCGTGCCGCCGGCCACCGCCACTGTCCGACCACCTCCGAGAACGCTCCCAGTACCCCCGTTCCGATTATTCACACCGCCGAGGCGCAGCGGAGCGCCCGAACGGCCCAGCCTGCGGGAGGTTTGGCATCCGCCACTTCGGGGGTACGCCCTCTGCCATGTGGTTCGCGGTGAGCACTCCGGCAGTCGTGATGATCCTCGCCCTGCTGCTCGAAAGGTACGAGCGCAGATGCCGCCTCGGCGCGCCCGCCCACCGCGAACGCGCCGAACTGACCCACCCGGCCGGCGGGTCCACCGCGGTTTCCTGACCGGTCAGCGAGTGCGCGCCCGCAGCCCCAGCAGGGCGTCCACCACCAGGAAACCCAGCAGGGACAGGCCGAACACCGGCAGGAACCACGCCGCGAGCGCGCCGACCACCACGATCGCCACCAGCGCGGCCGGTGGCATCGACCGCCAGCCACCGCGGGCGAACGGCTGGCCCATGGCGAACCCCTCGCGCGTCGGCCTGCGGTGCCACCACATCCGGTAACCCCAGACCACCATGGTGATCAACGCCAGGCACACGACCGCGAGCACGATCTGGTTGGGCAGGCCGAACAGCAGGCCCATGTGCGCGTCGATGCCCCAGCGGGCCAGCTTCGCGCCGAGCGGGTAGTCGTCGAACCGGAGCGTTTCGAGCACCTGCGCGTCCGCCGGGTCGACGGCCACCGTGTCCTGCTTCTCCGGCCAGCTGGTCTTGATCTGCTTGACCAGGTACACCTCGCCGTCACCGCCGGGCAGCGTGATCTCGACCTTGCCGTCGAGCCCGTGGGCGCGAGCCGCTTCGAGCACCCGGTCCGGCCCCGCGTCGGCGACCGGGGCGGAGTGGTGCCCGCTGTGCCCGGCGTGCGCACCGTGTTCGGCGTGCTCGGACAGGCTGGCCGACAGCGTCGGCGTTTCCCACGACAGCGCCGCGCGCAGGTCGGTGATGCTTTCACCCGCGTACTGCGACCAGGTCAGCCCGGTCACCGACAGGAACAGCAGCACGATCGCCACCCACGAGCCGGTCGCGGCGTGCCAGGCGACCAGCTTCCGCCTGCCCTTCGCCCGGCGGTCGGCCACGCGGTGCTGGCGCCGCTTCGACCACCACAGCACCAGCCCGCCGAGCACCACCACCCACAGCCAGCTCGCCGCCAGCTCGCTGTACAACCGGCCGAAGTCGCCGAGGTGCAGGCTGCGGTGCAGCTGGTCGATCCAGGTGCGGACCGGGGTGGCCTGGCTGGAACCGTAGGTCTCCAGCACGCCGCGCACCTGGCTGGTGTACGGATCGACGTAGGCGGTCAGCCAGTGGCTGGCCTCCAGATCTGGCCTGCTGAAGATGACCTGCGTGGTGTCGGTGGGCTCGGGGCCGGGGCGCACGCGCACCACGGTCGCGTCCGGCACCGCCTGCCGCGCGGCGGCCAGCTGGCTTTCCAGCGGCTGCGCCGACGAACCCGCCGGCACGTGCAGCTCGTGGTCGTAGACGACCTGCTCCAGCTGCGGGGTGAAGATGTACAGCAGCCCGGTCAGCGCGGCGACCAGCAGGAACGGGCCGATGAACACACCGGCGTAGAAGTGCAGGCGCAGCAGCAGCGGACGCGCCGAGCGGCGTCGCGCTCTGGCCGCCTCCGCGTCGGTTTCGACGAACTCGTCAGTGGTCACGTCGCTAGAGTCGGCGGGTGCGCGCGGGAAGTTCCCGCCGATCTGCTCAGCGGTGGGCGAGCAGCCACCAAGCGGCGGCGAGCCCGCCGGAGTTGGTCGCGGTGTGCACCGCCACCGGCGCCAGCAGGCTGCGCCCGGTGTGCCGCCACCAGTGCAGGAACACCCCGGCCCCGGCGGCGGCGAGCATGGCCAGCACCGAAAGCAGCCACAACGGCAGGCCGCCGAGGGTGCCCGCGACCGCGGCGTTGCGGACCAGCGCCAGCGACGGCAGGAGGTGCCAGAGCCCGAACAGCCCGGCCGCGCCGAGCACCGGGCCCCACCGCCAGCGCTGCCCGCCGCCGAGCAGCGCGGGCAGCACCCCGCGGAAGGCGACCTCCTCGACGAGCACCGTGCCGAGCGGGATGCGGATGAGCGTCTGCCAGAGCACCTCGGTCAGGTCGGGGGAGCCGACGCGGCCGTCGTCGAACAGCGGGCGGAACGCGGGCACGGCCAGCGCGACGGCGAAGGTGAGCAGCACCAGGCCCATCCCGATCAACCCGACCACGGCACCGCGGCCGAGCTGTCGCCTGCCCAGGCCCATCGCGGTCGCGGCCACGCCGGATGAGCGCGCGAGCACCACCAGCAGGACGGCGGTGACCGTGCCGCACACCGGGTATGCCCAGCCGGGCAGCACGCGGTTGGCGAGGAAGGTGGCGGTGGCGAGCAACAACACAGCCACAGTGACGGCGACGACGCGAATGCCCTCACCCGTGCGCGCGCCCATGCCCCGACAGTAATTCGGCCTCGTGGCAGCCGCACGGTACTAGTCTTCGCTCGTGGAAGCGCATTTGCGGGATCTCCGGTACTTCACCGCCGTCGCCGAGGAGTTGAGTTTCACCAAGGCGGCCACCGAGCGGCTCTACATCTCCCAGCCCGCGCTGAGCAAGCAGATCCGCCAGTTGGAGAACCTCCTGCGCGTCACCCTGTTCAACCGCGACCACCAGCGCGTCACCCTGACCCCGGCCGGTGAGGCCCTGCTGCCCCGCGCGAAGCAGTTGCTGGAGCTGTGGGACGACACCCGCCGCCAGGTGGGGGAGGCGGCCGGGGAGGCCACCTTGACCGTCGGCTTCCAGACGCGGATCGGGCGCGGGCTGATCCCGCGCGTCTCCGCGGAGATGACGCGGCGGCTGCCCGGCTGGCGGCTGCTGTTCCGCCAGATCGCCTGGCGTGACGCGACCGCGGGCCTCGGGCGCGCCGAGGTCGACGTGGCCGTCGCCTGGCTGCCGGTCCCGGACGGTGGCGACCTCGCCTGGCGCGTGGTCGCCACCGAGGATCGGTGGGTCGCGCTGCCCGCCGGGCATCGGCTCGCCGGGCTGGCCGAAGTGCCGTTCGCGGAACTCGCCGCCGAGCCGTTCATCGCGCTGCCCGCGTCCGCGGGTGCGCTGCGCCGGTTCTGGCTGGCCGCCGACGAGCGCGAGACCCCGCCGACGGTGGCCGCCGAGGCCGAAACCGCCGAGGAGACCTTCGAGGCGGTCGCCTCCGGGCTCGGCGTGGTCCTGCTGTCCGCGGGCAACGCCGAGCTTTACCGGCGGGAGGACGTGGCCGTCCGCCCGGTCACCGGGCTCACCCCGGCGGAATTCGCGGTGGTCTGGCGGGCCGACGACGAACGCCCCGCCATCCGGGTTTTCGTCGACGCCCTCTTCCGGTGCCTCACCTAGCCGCCCTCCGCTTGCGCAGGCCGAGCACCGCCGGGATCACCAGCGCCAGCGCGACCACGATCCACAGCACGATGGTGATCGGCCCGGAGACCAGGATCGACGGGTCGCCCTCGGACAGCGTGAGCGCGCGCCGCAGCTGCTGCTCGGCGATCGGGCCCAGGATCAGCCCGACCACCGCCGGTGCCACCGGGATGCCCGCCTCCCGCATCAGCAGCCCGACCAGCCCGAGCCCGCACAGAATGAGCAGGTCCGTCGTGGTGCCACCCGCCGCATACGCCCCGAGCGTGGCGAACACCAGCACCCCGGCGTAGATGCCGTACGCGGGAATGGTGAGCAGCCGCGCCCACACCCGCGCCAGCGGCAGGTTCAGCACCAGCAGCATCAGGTTGCCCACGTACAGGCTCGCGATCAGCGTCCACACCAGCGGACCCGATTCGGTGAACAACTGCGGGCCCGGCTGCAGCCCGTAGGACTGGAACGCGGTCAGGATGACCGCCGCGGTGGCCGAGGTCGGCAGCCCGATGGTCAGCAGCGGCACCAGCACCCCGGCCGCCGCGGCGTTGTTGGCCGCTTCGGGACCGGCGACGCCTTCGATGGCGCCCTTGCCGAACTCGTGCGGGTGCTTGGTCAGCTTCTTCTCCACGCTGTAGCTGAGGAACGTGGGCACCTCGGCACCACCGGCGGGCAGGCTGCCGATCGGGAAGCCCAGCGCGGTCCCGCGCAGCCACGACGGCCACGACCGGCGGAAGTCCTTTTTGGACAGGATGGCGCGCTCGCGCAGCGGCTGCACGGTGCTGTGCCCGGTGCCGGTGAGCAGGTGGCCGAACGCCTCGCTCAGCGCGAACAACGCGACCACCACGATCACGATGTCGATGCCGTCGAGCAGCGACTCGACCCCGAAGACCAGCCGCGGCTGCCCGGTCTGCGAGTCGATGCCGATCAGCCCGATGGTCAGCCCGGTGAGCAGGCTCGCCGCGCCCTTGAGCAGGCTCGGCCCGAGCAGCGCGCTGACCGTGACGAAGGCGACCGCCATCAGCGCCACGTACTCGGGCGGGCCGAAGGTGGTGGCGAAATCGGCCACCGCGGGCGCCAGGAAGGTCAGCGCCACGGTGCCGATCGTGCCCGCGACGAAGCTGCCCAGCGCGGCGGTGGCCAGCGCGGCCGCCGCGCGCCCGGCCCGCGCCATCTTGTTGCCTTCCAGCGCGGAGATCATCGACGCGCTCTCGCCGGGCGTGTTGAGCAGGATGGACGTGGTCGAGCCGCCGTACATGCCGCCGTAGTAGATGCCGGCGAACATGATCAGCGCGCTGGACGGGTCCAGCCGGAAGGTGATCGGCAGCAGCAGCGCCACGGTCAGCGCGGGCCCGATGCCGGGCAGCACGCCGACCGCGGTGCCGATGGTCACCCCGGCCAGCGCGAACAGCAGGTGACCCGGGGTCAGCGCGCCGGCGAAGCCGTCGAGCAGGAGCGTGAACTGGTCCATCAGAATCCCCACGGTCCGGCGGGCAGGGTGAGCCCGATCAGGCGGTCGAAGACCAGGAACACCACGGCGGCCAGCGTCCAGCCGATGGCCGCGGTCGACGGCCGGCGCGGGGCGCCGAGCAGCATGGCGGTGGCGGTGAACAGGGCCGCGGAGCACACCACGTAACCGAGCACCGGCAGCAGGAGGGCGAACGCGGCGAGCGTGCCGACCAGCGCGACGACACGCAGCACGCCGTGCGGTGGCCGGTCCGCACCCGGGGTGGCGGTCGCCAGCTGCGCGCGGGAGCGCACCAGCAGCGCGGCGCCGACCACCGCCAGCAGCACCCCGACCGGCAGCGGGACCGCCGCCGGGCCGACCACGGCCGAGGTCTCGGGCAGGCCTACCGCGTCCACCACCACCAGCACCGCGGCGACGAGCATCAGCGCGCCGAAGGCCAGCGTCGCGCGCACGGTGCGCAGATCCGGTTCGGTCACGCCGTTCACCCCAGTCCGATCTCGTCGAGCACCTGCGACACGCGGTCCTGCTCGGTGCGGACGAACTCCTCGAATTCGGGGCCCGCCAAGGTGGCGTCGCCCCAGCCGCGCCGCTTCAGCGCGTCCTGCCAGGCACTCGTGCGGGTCATGTCGAGCAGGAGCGTCTCCAGCGCCTGCTCGGCTTCGTCGCTGATGCCCTTGGGCGCGGTGACCCCGCGCCAGTTCTGCAGTTCGACGTCGAGCCCGCCTTCACGCAGCGTCGGGATGCCGGGCACCGACGGGAGCCGCTCCGGGCTCGACACCGCCAGCGCGCGGACCGTGCCCGCCTCGATCTGCGGCTGGATCTCGGACAGCCCGGAGATGCCGATGACGGCGCGCCCGGACAGCAGCGTGGTCAGCGCTTCGCCGCCGCCGGAGTGCGCCACGTAGCTGACCTGCGCCGGGTTGCCGCCGACCGCCTTGGCCATCAACCCGGCCAGGATCTGCTCGACGCCGCCCGCCGAGCCGCCCGCGATGGACACCGCGGGCAGGTCCGCGCGCATCGCCGCGGCCAGGTCGGCGGTGGTGCGCAGCGGGGAGGCCGCGGGCACCACGATCGCCTGGTAGTCGGTGGTCAGCCGGACCAGGGGAGTGGTGTCGGCCAGCGAATGCGCGGACTTGTTGGCCTTCGCCGCGCCGACCATGATCAGCCCGGTGGTCATCAGCTGCGCCGGGTCGTCGTCGAAGCGCACGAACTGGCTGAGTCCGATCGTGCCGCCCGCGCCCGCGACGTTGTAGACCTCGGTGCGGCCGACCAGCTCGCGCAGCGCGGCCTGCATCTCGCGGGAGGTCTGGTCCCAGCCACCGCCGGGCGCGGCGGGCGCCATGATCCGCAGTTGCGCGCCGTCCAGCACGTCCACGGCGGTGGACCCGGTGCCCTCTTCGGCCGGTGCGGTGGCCACCACCGCGCCCGTGGCCAGCACCGCGGCCGCCCACGGCACCCATCGGCTCCAGCGTTGTCGCTCCATCGAACGTCCTTTGGTCGATGCGCCTTGTAGCTATTGCATACGACTGTATACAGTGGTGTGCAGACGTTGACAAGAGCAGGAGGACAGATGCAGCCCGAGGTGATCGTGGTCGGCGGGGGCAACGCCGGGTTCAGTGCCGCGCACGCGGCGGCCGAGCGCGGACGGCGGGTGGTCCTGCTGGAGCGGGGGCGCCGGGAGGAAGCGGGCGGCAACAGCTTCTACACCGCCGGCGCGGTCCGGATCGTGCACGACGGGCTGGCCTCGGTGGCGGACCTGCTCGACCCCGACGAGCGCCACGCGATCAGCGAGCTGCCGCCTTATCCGGCCGAGCAGTTCCACGCCGACATGGCCAAGGTGACCGGCGGCCGCAACGATCCAGAGCTGACCGAGGTGCTGGTTTCGCGGAGCCAGGACACGCTGCGCTGGCTGCACGGCAAGGGCCTGCGGTACCGGCTGATGTACGAGCGCCAGGCCTACCCGGACGAAACCGGCAGGCAGGTGTTCTGGGGCGGGCTCGCCGTCGGCAGCACCGGCGGCGGCAAGGGGCTGATCGCGCAGCACACGGCGGCGGCGGAGCGCGCGGGCGTGGAAATCCGCTACGGCGTGCGTGCCCGCGACCTGATCCGCGAAGGCGACCGCGTTGTCGGCGTGACCTGGACCGACGACACCGGAGCCGAAGGTGAACTGCGTGCCGGGTCGGTGGTGCTCGCGGCCGGT
Coding sequences within:
- a CDS encoding tripartite tricarboxylate transporter substrate binding protein, whose product is MERQRWSRWVPWAAAVLATGAVVATAPAEEGTGSTAVDVLDGAQLRIMAPAAPGGGWDQTSREMQAALRELVGRTEVYNVAGAGGTIGLSQFVRFDDDPAQLMTTGLIMVGAAKANKSAHSLADTTPLVRLTTDYQAIVVPAASPLRTTADLAAAMRADLPAVSIAGGSAGGVEQILAGLMAKAVGGNPAQVSYVAHSGGGEALTTLLSGRAVIGISGLSEIQPQIEAGTVRALAVSSPERLPSVPGIPTLREGGLDVELQNWRGVTAPKGISDEAEQALETLLLDMTRTSAWQDALKRRGWGDATLAGPEFEEFVRTEQDRVSQVLDEIGLG